From the Burkholderia ubonensis genome, one window contains:
- a CDS encoding multiubiquitin domain-containing protein yields the protein METQQSFDGADERSINEPKRIEIVVNGREVEVNDRNVTFEQLVAIAYPGEPPMPNIKYSITYRGVVSKPHSGELAAGGSVEVKNGSIFNVGRTVQS from the coding sequence ATGGAAACCCAGCAGAGCTTTGATGGCGCCGACGAGCGCTCCATCAACGAGCCTAAACGCATCGAAATCGTTGTCAATGGTCGCGAAGTCGAGGTCAACGACCGTAACGTGACATTTGAACAACTGGTTGCAATCGCATATCCGGGCGAGCCGCCGATGCCCAACATCAAGTATTCGATTACCTACCGCGGGGTCGTTTCGAAGCCCCATAGCGGTGAACTGGCTGCTGGCGGCAGTGTTGAAGTAAAAAATGGGAGCATCTTCAATGTCGGCCGCACTGTTCAATCTTAA
- a CDS encoding DUF6527 family protein, with the protein MMRFKQLEPRFVKSIPRELEPGVLYVSMEYGTVVHSCCCGCGHEVVTPLTPTDWSLTFNGEAISLWPSVGSWNLPCQSHYVIKRNKVIEASPWDRAKIEAEQRRDKVAKAKFYAQINHRTDSSQVPVAEAAAATVQEQHAEKSVWAKLRRWLLG; encoded by the coding sequence ATGATGCGCTTCAAGCAGCTCGAACCCCGCTTCGTTAAAAGCATCCCTCGTGAGTTGGAGCCAGGCGTCCTTTACGTATCGATGGAGTACGGCACAGTCGTTCACAGCTGCTGTTGCGGTTGCGGCCACGAAGTAGTCACACCATTGACGCCGACCGACTGGTCGCTGACCTTCAACGGTGAAGCAATCTCGCTTTGGCCCTCCGTTGGTAGCTGGAATCTGCCGTGCCAGTCGCACTACGTGATCAAACGCAACAAGGTCATCGAAGCGAGCCCCTGGGATAGAGCGAAGATCGAGGCCGAGCAACGTCGGGATAAGGTGGCCAAGGCGAAGTTCTACGCGCAAATTAATCACCGAACCGACAGCTCGCAAGTTCCAGTGGCAGAAGCGGCCGCGGCGACTGTCCAGGAACAGCATGCTGAGAAAAGCGTCTGGGCGAAATTGCGCCGGTGGCTTCTGGGGTAG
- a CDS encoding winged helix-turn-helix transcriptional regulator, translated as MNQTALRVKLRDFTTTSQPFGNVQGKEVYQKLSEFISKHPDACVLGISLEGIEATDASFPRESVLSVAKQFRRERGLFLEHLDDRDLIDNWKYAAQAKEQPLVIWRGDSFEVIGPEMSSSSRELLNYVLKHRSVLASQVAADLDLSVQNASTRLKKLVDDGYILRVEDIASSGGIEYKYIAIH; from the coding sequence ATGAACCAGACTGCCCTCCGTGTCAAGCTCCGCGATTTCACCACGACGTCCCAACCGTTTGGGAACGTCCAAGGGAAGGAAGTTTACCAAAAGCTTTCAGAATTCATTAGCAAGCATCCCGACGCGTGTGTGCTCGGCATTTCGTTGGAAGGGATCGAGGCAACAGACGCGTCGTTCCCGCGCGAAAGCGTGCTTTCGGTTGCCAAGCAATTCCGGCGAGAGAGAGGACTGTTTCTCGAACATCTGGACGATCGCGATCTGATAGACAATTGGAAGTATGCCGCTCAGGCAAAGGAGCAGCCGCTAGTAATCTGGCGAGGCGACTCCTTTGAGGTAATTGGCCCGGAGATGAGCTCTTCTAGCCGGGAATTGCTGAACTACGTGCTGAAACACCGATCCGTTCTAGCCTCCCAAGTGGCTGCCGACCTTGACCTTTCCGTCCAAAATGCGAGTACCAGGCTGAAAAAGCTGGTCGACGACGGCTACATTCTGCGCGTCGAGGACATCGCCAGCAGTGGCGGTATCGAATACAAGTACATCGCTATCCACTGA
- a CDS encoding ThiF family adenylyltransferase, whose amino-acid sequence MSAALFNLNSDLKRLREDGYAMRITGGCLVMHEVPYVNARREVKLGTITSSLCLSGDITQKPEPHTVEFYGEFPCNADGTPIQGITPGGAIPPDPLVLGKHLLSSKPGPQEGYADYFQKMSTYATIVAGAAAVVKPGATPRVYKQPDVDEDSVFNYLETASDRVGIGHLTAQLESEHIAIIGVGGTGSYVLDQVAKTPVREILLIDGDDFLQHNAFRAPGAPSIEMLRDLPKKVDYLASIYSRMHRYILPHAVQLDASTANLLDRITFAFLCMDAGESKRFVVQKLEALGTPFIDVGMGLELVDGTLGGILRVTASTPEKREHVRERVSFEGGGNENLYASNIQVADLNMLNAALAVIKWKKLRGFYRDLESEHHCTYTTDGNMLLNAEQT is encoded by the coding sequence ATGTCGGCCGCACTGTTCAATCTTAATTCCGACCTCAAGCGTCTTCGCGAGGACGGGTATGCCATGCGCATCACGGGAGGGTGTCTCGTGATGCACGAGGTTCCCTACGTTAACGCGCGGCGCGAAGTGAAGCTCGGCACGATCACGTCCAGTCTCTGCCTGTCGGGAGATATCACGCAGAAACCCGAGCCCCACACCGTCGAATTCTACGGAGAGTTTCCTTGCAATGCCGACGGAACGCCAATCCAAGGCATCACACCTGGAGGGGCAATACCGCCAGATCCGCTGGTGCTTGGAAAGCACTTGCTTTCGAGCAAACCGGGACCGCAGGAGGGGTATGCAGACTACTTTCAGAAAATGTCCACTTATGCCACGATCGTGGCCGGTGCTGCGGCAGTTGTGAAGCCAGGTGCCACGCCGCGCGTGTACAAACAGCCCGACGTCGACGAGGATAGCGTATTCAACTATCTGGAGACTGCATCGGATCGCGTTGGGATCGGGCATCTTACCGCCCAGCTGGAAAGCGAGCACATCGCAATCATTGGTGTAGGTGGCACCGGCTCCTACGTACTCGACCAGGTCGCGAAAACACCGGTGCGCGAGATTCTGCTGATCGACGGCGATGACTTTCTTCAGCACAACGCGTTCCGCGCCCCGGGAGCGCCTTCAATAGAAATGCTCCGCGACTTGCCGAAGAAAGTGGATTATCTCGCCAGCATTTACTCGAGAATGCATCGCTACATCTTGCCGCATGCAGTTCAGCTTGATGCGAGCACGGCTAACTTGCTTGACCGCATAACGTTCGCTTTCCTATGCATGGATGCGGGCGAGTCGAAGCGCTTCGTCGTGCAAAAGCTGGAAGCTCTTGGAACCCCGTTCATTGATGTCGGGATGGGTCTGGAACTGGTCGACGGCACGCTCGGTGGTATCTTGCGCGTTACCGCCAGTACCCCCGAAAAGCGGGAACACGTCAGGGAGCGCGTCTCGTTTGAAGGCGGAGGTAATGAAAATTTGTATGCGTCGAATATCCAGGTCGCCGACCTGAATATGCTCAACGCCGCCCTCGCCGTCATTAAGTGGAAAAAGCTCAGAGGCTTCTACCGCGATCTGGAGAGCGAGCATCACTGCACATACACGACAGACGGCAACATGCTGCTGAATGCGGAGCAGACATGA